The following proteins are encoded in a genomic region of Amphiura filiformis chromosome 11, Afil_fr2py, whole genome shotgun sequence:
- the LOC140163859 gene encoding carnosine synthase 1-like produces the protein MTSTGPKLIEINPRMAGFFFRDWIKRLYGVDLMKCAMMISCGIKPYVPKLPTAEFLLGVNLIPSKHGHVLTNSNLRMLLDDLQASGDVILTMLEEEAKLKHEAKNIPYEYPYANIAVKDRNVDECRQKLSEVCDKLNIETKNYHMSEFMKYL, from the coding sequence ATGACTTCCACAGGTCCCAAACTGATCGAAATCAACCCCCGAATGGCCGGCTTCTTCTTCCGCGACTGGATCAAACGTCTGTACGGCGTAGATCTCATGAAGTGCGCTATGATGATCTCATGTGGCATCAAACCCTACGTTCCAAAACTCCCCACGGCGGAGTTTCTCTTGGGAGTGAATCTGATTCCGTCAAAACACGGGCATGTACTGACCAACAGCAACTTGCGTATGCTTCTTGACGATCTTCAAGCTAGCGGTGACGTGATTCTTACGATGCTGGAGGAAGAAGCTAAGCTCAAACACGAAGCAAAGAACATTCCATACGAATATCCGTACGCGAACATCGCCGTCAAGGACCGTAATGTCGATGAATGCCGACAAAAACTGAGCGAAGTGTGTGACAAGCTGAATATCGAAACCAAAAACTATCATATGTCGGAGTTTATGAAATATTTGTAG